The Phycisphaeraceae bacterium genome segment CCCGCCGGGCCGCGGCAAGGGCGAAGTGAGCGTAGCGATGGACCTGACCCATCAGGTCGCCGCCGTAGTCGGCGCCGGTTGGGACAGGGGGCGGGGGCGTCGCCATCCACCCCGGTGCGCCGGCGGGGTCGTGCGGCGTGGGCGCGGTCCACGCCCCCCCGGCGGTCGCTCCCCCTCCTCGATCCGGGCCGGCGCCATGAATGGTGCGCTCCCGCTGCGCCCAGTAGTGGCCCGCCTCCATTTCGACGCCGGGAATGGCTCCCGCCGCGGGTGCATAACTGCTCGAAACCTGCATCGGCAGCTCGACGAAGCGCGCCTGGCGAGTCTCAACCCGCTCGCCCTCGCGGATGACGGTGGTCGAGGCGCCGGCTGCTCCCGCAGGTGCGACCGTGTGCGGCTGTCCGCCACCCGACGGGATACCCAAGGCGGGGACGTCTCCCACGGATGACATCGCGGACAGCACCCGATCCGGGCTGAGCAGACGCACATGCGAGGCGGCATCGCCCTCCACCGACTTGGGCAGCACGAACGTGACCTCCACCCCTCGACGGACGAGGGCCTTCGTCAGCCCGTGGCAGGCCGTGCCAAGGCCGCCGGTGATGAACGGTGGAAACTCCCACCCCAGCATGAGGACGCGCATGGTTCCGCCCGAGAAGACCTGGTGCCTGTGATGAAGATGCCGCCCCGCGTCCTGCGGTCACGCCCGACGGGCGCGGCCGCCTTCTTCAGCGGCGCCGCGGCAGTTGGGAATGATGGTAGGCGAGCGTGTGGAATCGACCAGCGATCGGACTTCGAATGGTTAGAATCGCACCATGCGGAAGGAGCCGCCCGCCACCCCGACCACCTCTGGCGCGCCGCACGCTTCGACAAGCGTGCGACCCGAGTCGGAGCCGCCGTGGACGACTCGCCGGCTGCTCGACTGGATGCGCGGGTACTTTGTCGATCGGAAAATCGACTCCCCCCGACTCGTCGCCGAATGGCTGCTCGCCCACGTGCTGGGTTGCCAGCGGCTGCGGCTGTACATGGAAGCCGATCGCCCGGCCTCGCCGGATGAACTCGCCCGGCTGCGCGGGCTGGTGAAGCGCATCGCCGCCCACGAACCGGTGCAGTACGTGCTGGGCGAGTGGGACTTCTACGGTCGGCCGTTCTTCGTGTCCCCCTGTACGCTGATTCCGCGGCCCTGCACGGAGTCGCTGGTGGAGCAGGTGATCCGCTGGGGACGTGGGCGTGGGGTGGCGAAGGACGGCAACGAAGCACGGCCCATCGGGGGAATCGCCGACCTCGGCACGGGGACCGGCTGCATCGGGCTGACGCTCGCCCTGGAGTGGCCTGCCGCCCGGCTGGTGGCGACGGATATCGCCCCGGAGGTGCTGGAACTCGCCCGCCGCAACGCGGAGCGCCACGGGGTTTCGGAGCGAGTGGAGTTCCGGCTTGGTTCGCTCCTCGAGCCGCTGGCGGGTGAACGATTCGACATCATCGCATCCAACCCGCCGTACATTCCAGATGATGAGTGGACCGCCGTGGCGCCGAACGTGAGGGACTACGAGCCGCACCGGGCCCTGCGCGGCGGGGCGGATGGGCTGGCCTTCATTCGGCCGCTCCTCGCCGGCGCGGCCGAGGTGCTCACCCCGCGGGGCCTGCTGGCGGTGGAGATTCCTCACGCGAAGCGGGACGCGGTGCTGGCCCTTGCCGCCGACGCGCCGGGGCTGATGAACGCCCGCGTGGAGAAGGACAGTGAGGGATTGTGGCGTGTGCTGCTGGCGGAACGGACGGGGTGATGGCGTTCTGCGCCGCTTGGCGATCGAGCACCCAGCATCCTGGCGTCTGATGCCCGCCCCTTACCCGAACATCATGTCCACCGCCGTCACCATCAGCACGATCACAAATACCAGCCGCACCACGTTGACCGGCAGTTTGTGGGTGAGATGCGCGCCGATGAAACTGCCTACGATGGCCAGCGGGATGATGACCGCCGCGATAGTGACGCTCTGAGCCACCGCCGCAGGCAGTCCGGTGAAGCCCGCCACCCAGTCCACCACGCCGTTGCCCTTGACCGCTGATTCCTCCACCAGCGTTGGCAGCGTCATGTTCTTGCGCACCGCGCCGAAGACCGAGGTGATGGTCATCAGAGCCGAGCTGGTGGCGATGGCGTTGCGCAGCGGAATCTTGCAGATCTTCTGGAACAGCGGCACGACCACGATGCCCCCGCCGATGCCCAGCACGCCCGCCATGAAGCCCACCACCGATCCGACGAAGGGGATCCGCCATCGACCCCGGCGCGGCCCGTCCGCATGGTCCGGCTCCTTGGGCTTGAGCAGCTTGCGCACGTTGAGGTAGATGACGTAGAGCAGAAACGTGGCGAAGATGCGCTTGAGCAGGTGGGCGTTGAACAGGTTGCCCGTCTGCACGCCGAGGATGATGAACACGATGGCGAAGGGCAGCATGATCCACACCACGCGCCAGCGCACGGCGTGATTGCGGTGATGCTGAATCGTCGAGGGCACCGCCACGAAGGTGATGACCAGCATCGACGCCGCCTGCGCGAGGTGCATGTCGTGGCTGAAGACCAGCGTCAGGGCGGGAATCAGGATAATCGACCCGCCGATCCCCAGCAGCCCGCCGAGGATGCCGGCGAGCAACCCGAAACCGGAGAGGGCCAGAATCTCATACCACGGCATGGGCCGGAGTGTAGGGGAGATCCGTCGAGGGTGCGACGGACCATATCGAAGGATGACGTGAATCGACTGAGGATTGGTGACACCGGGGCGTTCTCCGGTATCCTGTGCCCATGCGAGGCCTGACGCACCGCTGGCGCTGGCGAAGGGAGCCGCCCCCGTCCAGGGAAGGGGCGCTAGTGGAGCGCGTGCTCGCCGCGCGGGGCCTCTCGAACCCGGATGAAGTCCGGGCCTTCCGCGAGCCGACGCTTCGAGCGCTGCACGCCCCCGGCCTGATGCCCAACATCGACGCCGCCGCCGAGCGCATTCTCGACGCCGCGCAGCGCGGTCGAACCATCATCCTGTACGGCGACTACGACGTGGACGGCGTCACGGGCGTCGCCATTCTCTACCACACCATCAAGGCCATCGAGCCAGGCGCCCGAATCGGCACCTTCGTCCCCCACCGACTGGAGGACGGCTACGGGCTGAATCCCGACGCCCTGCGCGAGCTGCACGCAGGCGGGGCGGAACTGGTCGTCAGCGTCGATTGCGGCATCACCGGGGCGGAGGAAGCCCGCATCGCCCGCTCGATCGGGCTGGAACTCATCATCACGGACCACCACAATGTGCCAACGGGTGATGGGGCACTTCCTGAAGCGATCTGCGTTCATCCGCGTCTGCCTGGAAGCGAATACCCCTTCGGCGACCTGTGCGGCGCGGGCGTGGCCTTCAAACTGGCATGGCGGCTGGCCACCCGCTGGGCGGGATCGGACAAGGTGGGCAAGCAACTGCAGAAGGTGCTGCTCGATCTGCTGCCGCTGGCGGCGCTCGGCACCATTGCGGACGTGATGCCGCTCGTGGGCGAGAACCGCGTGATCGCCTCGCTGGGGCTTCGGACGATCCGAGCCACGCCCTTCGCGGGGCTCAAGGCGCTCATCGACGCCGCCGGGCTTGCGGACGCGAAGATCGACTGCGAGAAGGTGGGCTTCGTGCTCGGCCCGACGCTCAACGCCGTGGGCCGCCTCGGCCATGCCCGCGACGCCATGCGCCTGATGACGGACGCACCACCCGAGGAGGCGATCGGACTGGCCAGGCGGCTGGCGGAACTGAACCGTCAGCGCCAGCAGACGGAGCGGACGATTGTCGCTCAGGCCGCCGACATGGCGGCCCACGCCGGCATGACCGGCACGGATCGGCGCGCCATCGTGCTGGCGCACGACGCATGGCATCCGGGCGTGGTCGGCATCGTCTGCTCGCGACTGGTGGACAAGCATCGGCGACCCGTGGTGCTGATGAACCGCCAGGGCGGCGTGTGCAAGGGCTCGGCCCGCAGCATCGACGGCTACTCCATCGCCGCGGGCTTCGCCGCCTGCGCCGACCTGCTCACCAAGCACGGCGGACACGACATGGCGGCAGGCCTGACGATGCCCGACGTCAACCTCGACGCCTTCACCGAGCGGCTGACGGCCCACGCCAATGAACACATTCCCATCGAGTGGCTGACGCCCTCGCTGGAAGTCGATTGCGAGGCGACGCTGGCGGACCTGTCGGCCCAAGCCGTCATGGATCTTCGTTCGCTTTCCCCCTTCGGTCGCGGCAACCCGCGTCCTGTGGTGTTTGTGCGCGGCGCGGTGCTCACGACTCCGCCGCGCACCATCGGCAAGGACGGCGGACACCTCGACCTGCGGCTGGTGCAGGACGTGGACGGGCGACGATGCTTCATCCGCGCCGTCTGGTGGCGGGCGGGGTCACTCGCGGCCCAGCTCCAGCAGAATCAGCGCGTGGACGTGGCGATTGAACCGAAGATCAATGAGTTCAACGGTCGAACCAGCGTTGAGGCGGAGATTCGAGACATCCGGATCGCCGCTCCGACGCGTGCGACGGATCGGGTCCGGTCGATCGAGGCCTACAACCACGGGTGAACCCGGATGATTCAACGAGCATGATGTCCGCCAAGTCATCATTCACGCTCATCCGTGTTCATCCCTGGCTTCAGTTTTCATGGAGTGCGTGATGCTTGTCCTTGCGTCGACACTGATGGTGCTGATGTCCGGCGATCCCCTGCGCGACTCCCTGCCGGTGTACACGGGAGAGACGACCATCTCGGGGCTGACGGCTCCGGTGACGATCCGCCGTGACGTCCAAGCCGTGCCGATCATCGAAGGCGCTGCCGCACTCGACGTGATGACCGCACAGGGCTTCGTCCACTCGCAGGAGCGGTTCTTCCAGATGGATCTCGCCCGGCGTTACGCCGCGGGGGAACTGGCCGAAGTCGTCGGTCCGCCCATGCTGGCGACTGATCGCACGATGCGCCATCACCGCTTCCGTTCGGTCGCCGCGGCGGTGGTGGCGGCGCTCACGCCCGAGGACCGGGCGATCCTGGACGCCTACGTCCGAGGCGTCAACGCGTACCTGGCTCAAGCCGCCGCGCCGCCGCCGGAATACGCCCTGCTGAACGCCAAACCCGCGCCGTGGACGGCGGAGGATTCGATCCTCGTCATCCTGTCGATGTACGACGCGCTGCACCGCGAGGCGTCCGTTGAAGCGCGAATGGGCGTCATGCAGGAAGCGATGCCCGCGGAGCTTGTGGCGTTCCTGACGCCGGACACCACGCGCGATGACTCACCGCTCATCCTTGAACCCGATGGGACCAATGGGCACCGCCCCGCGCTGATCCCCGCCCCGGAGATCATTGACCTGCGCACCAGAACCACCGCGGACGCCGCGGCAGCATGGCTGATGGATGATCTCATCGAACCCAGGCCGCTGCTGGCCGGGTCAAACAACTGGGCGGTGGCGGGGACGCGCACCACGGACGGACGCGCCATCGTGGCCAACGATCCGCACCTGATGCTCGCCGCCCCTGTGCTGTGGTATCGCTGCGAGCTGGCATGGCCCGGGCACCGGGCCGTAGGCGTCTCGCTGCCCGGCGTGCCGTGGATCGTGATCGGCAGCACCGATCACCTTGCGTGGGGCGTGACCAACGCCACGGCGGATTTTCAGGACTGGATCATCGTCGAAGTCGATCCCGATGATCCGTCACGGTATCGCACGCCGCAGGGATGGGAGCCGTTCGGCGAGATCGTCGAAACCATCCGCGTGCGCGGCGGCGCGGATGAGCCGCTCACCCTGCGCACCACCCGCTGGGGAGTGGTGCAGGCGATGGATCATCGCGGTCGCCCCATGGTGCTCAGATGGACGGCGCATGATCCCGCCATGACCAATCTCGGCCTGATGCGCATGATCAACGCGCGCACACTGGAAGAAGGGCTGGCCGTGGCCCGCGCGTGGCGCGGACCATCGCAGAACGTGGTCATGGCCGACGCGACCGGGCGCATCGGCTGGGTGATCTCCGGCGGCTATCCGAACCGGGCGGGGTTCTCCGGCAAGTTCCCCGAGTCGTGGGCGGACGGCTCGAAGGGCTGGAACGGTGAACTGCCTGAGCATCTGCGGCCGCAGGTGATCGATCCGCCCTCGGGCGTGGTATTCACGGCGAACAATCGCACCTCGTCGCTGGCCCAGTCCAGACGGCTCTCCAGCATGTGGGCTGGGCCTGATCGTGCGAAGCGCATCGCCATGATGCTCTCGTCGGCACGGAAGCCCTTCTCTGAAAGCGATCTGCTGGACATGCAGCTCGACACGCGCGTGACGCCGCTGGAGGCGTACCAGGCGCTCGCGCTGCGCCTGCTTGACGGTGTGGAGGACGCTGAACTCGCGCAGGCGCGGCAGGCGATCGCCGCGTGGTCCGGAGAGGCCGAAGTCGATCAGCCCGGCCTGCCTCTGCTCAACGCCTGGCAGCGGCGCGTGCGGACGCGCGTGCTCACGCCGATCATGCGCGAATGCACCGCCATCGACCCGTCGTTCCGCTACGGCTGGTACCTTGCGGATGAAGTCGTGGCGCGGCTTCTCGAGGAGCGACCCGACCACCTGCTGGCGCCGGGGTTCGAGACATGGGACTCGCTGCTGCTGACATGCCTGCGCGAGGCCATCGCGGACCTGAAGCGCGCCCAGCCGCCCCTGCCCATCGACGCCACGTGGGGACAGGTGAACCGGGCGGCGATCCGCCATCCGGTGGCCGAGGCGGCCCCGCCCTTCCTGCGCGGAATGCTCGGCATGCCCGAAGACCCGCTGCCCGGACACCCGGACGCGGTGCGCGTGGCCGCGCCGACCTTCGGCGCCAGCATGCGTCTCGTGGTGAGTCCCGGCCGTGCCGCCGATGGGTTCCTGCAACTGCCCACCGGTCAGAGCGGACACCCGCTGTCGCCTCACTTCCGCGATCAGCATCGGGCGTGGCTCGAGGGTCGTCCGACGCCGCTGCGCCCCGGTGAAATCGTTCATACATTCACGCTCGCACCGCCGGCGGAGTGACATTCGCGGGCAGAAGCCCGGCGGCCACGAGCACGAGGATCAGTTCCGCCGCGTCGTGCTCGTCGAACGCGCCCATGTCGAATGAATCCAGGTCCAGCACGCCCCACCACGTGCCGGAGTCGTCGCACAAGGGAATCACCAGTTCCGACTGATCGCGCGGA includes the following:
- a CDS encoding penicillin acylase family protein; the protein is MSGDPLRDSLPVYTGETTISGLTAPVTIRRDVQAVPIIEGAAALDVMTAQGFVHSQERFFQMDLARRYAAGELAEVVGPPMLATDRTMRHHRFRSVAAAVVAALTPEDRAILDAYVRGVNAYLAQAAAPPPEYALLNAKPAPWTAEDSILVILSMYDALHREASVEARMGVMQEAMPAELVAFLTPDTTRDDSPLILEPDGTNGHRPALIPAPEIIDLRTRTTADAAAAWLMDDLIEPRPLLAGSNNWAVAGTRTTDGRAIVANDPHLMLAAPVLWYRCELAWPGHRAVGVSLPGVPWIVIGSTDHLAWGVTNATADFQDWIIVEVDPDDPSRYRTPQGWEPFGEIVETIRVRGGADEPLTLRTTRWGVVQAMDHRGRPMVLRWTAHDPAMTNLGLMRMINARTLEEGLAVARAWRGPSQNVVMADATGRIGWVISGGYPNRAGFSGKFPESWADGSKGWNGELPEHLRPQVIDPPSGVVFTANNRTSSLAQSRRLSSMWAGPDRAKRIAMMLSSARKPFSESDLLDMQLDTRVTPLEAYQALALRLLDGVEDAELAQARQAIAAWSGEAEVDQPGLPLLNAWQRRVRTRVLTPIMRECTAIDPSFRYGWYLADEVVARLLEERPDHLLAPGFETWDSLLLTCLREAIADLKRAQPPLPIDATWGQVNRAAIRHPVAEAAPPFLRGMLGMPEDPLPGHPDAVRVAAPTFGASMRLVVSPGRAADGFLQLPTGQSGHPLSPHFRDQHRAWLEGRPTPLRPGEIVHTFTLAPPAE
- a CDS encoding sulfite exporter TauE/SafE family protein, producing the protein MPWYEILALSGFGLLAGILGGLLGIGGSIILIPALTLVFSHDMHLAQAASMLVITFVAVPSTIQHHRNHAVRWRVVWIMLPFAIVFIILGVQTGNLFNAHLLKRIFATFLLYVIYLNVRKLLKPKEPDHADGPRRGRWRIPFVGSVVGFMAGVLGIGGGIVVVPLFQKICKIPLRNAIATSSALMTITSVFGAVRKNMTLPTLVEESAVKGNGVVDWVAGFTGLPAAVAQSVTIAAVIIPLAIVGSFIGAHLTHKLPVNVVRLVFVIVLMVTAVDMMFG
- the recJ gene encoding single-stranded-DNA-specific exonuclease RecJ, which encodes MRGLTHRWRWRREPPPSREGALVERVLAARGLSNPDEVRAFREPTLRALHAPGLMPNIDAAAERILDAAQRGRTIILYGDYDVDGVTGVAILYHTIKAIEPGARIGTFVPHRLEDGYGLNPDALRELHAGGAELVVSVDCGITGAEEARIARSIGLELIITDHHNVPTGDGALPEAICVHPRLPGSEYPFGDLCGAGVAFKLAWRLATRWAGSDKVGKQLQKVLLDLLPLAALGTIADVMPLVGENRVIASLGLRTIRATPFAGLKALIDAAGLADAKIDCEKVGFVLGPTLNAVGRLGHARDAMRLMTDAPPEEAIGLARRLAELNRQRQQTERTIVAQAADMAAHAGMTGTDRRAIVLAHDAWHPGVVGIVCSRLVDKHRRPVVLMNRQGGVCKGSARSIDGYSIAAGFAACADLLTKHGGHDMAAGLTMPDVNLDAFTERLTAHANEHIPIEWLTPSLEVDCEATLADLSAQAVMDLRSLSPFGRGNPRPVVFVRGAVLTTPPRTIGKDGGHLDLRLVQDVDGRRCFIRAVWWRAGSLAAQLQQNQRVDVAIEPKINEFNGRTSVEAEIRDIRIAAPTRATDRVRSIEAYNHG
- the prmC gene encoding peptide chain release factor N(5)-glutamine methyltransferase encodes the protein MRKEPPATPTTSGAPHASTSVRPESEPPWTTRRLLDWMRGYFVDRKIDSPRLVAEWLLAHVLGCQRLRLYMEADRPASPDELARLRGLVKRIAAHEPVQYVLGEWDFYGRPFFVSPCTLIPRPCTESLVEQVIRWGRGRGVAKDGNEARPIGGIADLGTGTGCIGLTLALEWPAARLVATDIAPEVLELARRNAERHGVSERVEFRLGSLLEPLAGERFDIIASNPPYIPDDEWTAVAPNVRDYEPHRALRGGADGLAFIRPLLAGAAEVLTPRGLLAVEIPHAKRDAVLALAADAPGLMNARVEKDSEGLWRVLLAERTG